The following proteins are co-located in the Castor canadensis chromosome 5, mCasCan1.hap1v2, whole genome shotgun sequence genome:
- the Cldn17 gene encoding claudin-17, whose translation MAFYPVQIAGLVLGFSGVVGTLATTLLPQWRVSAFIGSNIIVFERLWEGLWMNCIRQARVKLQCKFYDSLLALPPVLEAARALMCVAVALSLIALLIGICGMRQIQCTGTNERTKAYLLGTSGVLFILTGFFVLIPVCWTASIIIRDFYNPAIHIGQKRELGAALFLGWASTAVLFIGGGLLCGYCCCNRKKQWHRYPVPAYRVPHTDKKRNVTVLSKTSTTYV comes from the coding sequence ATGGCATTTTATCCAGTGCAAATTGCTGGACTGGTTCTTGGGTTCTCCGGCGTGGTTGGGACCCTTGCCACAACTCTTCTGCCTCAATGGAGAGTATCAGCTTTTATTGGCAGCAACATTATTGTCTTCGAGAGACTCTGGGAAGGGCTCTGGATGAACTGCATCCGACAAGCGAGGGTCAAGCTGCAGTGCAAGTTCTATGACTCCTTGTTGGCTCTCCCTCCTGTCCTGGAAGCAGCAAGGGCACTCATGTGTGTGGCCGTGGCTCTCTCCTTGATCGCTCTGCTTATTGGGATCTGTGGCATGAGGCAAATCCAGTGCACAGGCACCAATGAGAGGACCAAAGCATACCTTCTGGGAACCTCAGGAGTCCTCTTTATCCTGACAGGCTTCTTCGTTCTGATTCCAGTGTGCTGGACGGCCAGTATCATCATCAGGGATTTCTACAACCCAGCCATCCATATAGGTCAGAAACGAGAGTTGGGAGCAGCACTTTTTCTTGGCTGGGCAAGCACTGCTGTTCTCTTCATTGGAGGGGGCCTACTCTGTGGATACTGCTGCTGCAACAGAAAGAAGCAATGGCACAGATACCCAGTCCCTGCTTACCGTGTGCCACACACAGATAAGAAAAGAAACGTGACAGTGCTTAGTAAGACCTCCACCACTTATGTCTAG